One genomic segment of Spirochaeta cellobiosiphila DSM 17781 includes these proteins:
- the trxB gene encoding thioredoxin-disulfide reductase: protein MSDVEKVIIIGSGPAGHTAAIYAARAELKPLMFEGFMAGGVAPGGQLTTTTEIENFPGFPDGMGGMELMQKMRDQSVKYGTRIKTETIESVDFSKKPFVVSTASEEYKAETIIIATGATAKRLSLPGEDTYWQKGISACAVCDGALPIFREKPLVVIGGGDTACEEAQYLSKFGSKVTMLVRRDELRASKAMQQRVFDNPKIEIKWNTNAVEAIGENILGSMKIKNNKTGEEETIPSSGLFYAIGHKPNTDFLNGQLDMDETGYIKTTPGSTYTSVEGVFACGDVQDHKFRQAVTAAGSGCMAALEAERYLSEHE, encoded by the coding sequence ATGTCTGACGTAGAAAAGGTAATAATTATTGGTTCAGGACCCGCAGGTCATACAGCTGCCATCTATGCAGCACGAGCAGAACTAAAACCTCTGATGTTTGAAGGTTTTATGGCTGGTGGAGTCGCTCCCGGCGGTCAATTAACTACAACAACGGAGATTGAAAATTTTCCAGGTTTCCCTGATGGTATGGGCGGCATGGAATTGATGCAAAAAATGAGAGACCAATCTGTTAAGTATGGTACACGAATTAAAACAGAAACTATCGAAAGTGTTGATTTCAGCAAAAAACCATTTGTTGTATCTACAGCATCAGAAGAGTATAAAGCTGAGACGATAATTATAGCTACTGGAGCTACAGCCAAGAGATTAAGTCTTCCCGGTGAAGATACTTATTGGCAAAAAGGTATATCAGCCTGTGCTGTATGTGATGGTGCTTTACCAATATTTCGTGAAAAACCTCTTGTTGTTATTGGTGGGGGAGATACGGCTTGTGAAGAAGCCCAGTATTTATCTAAATTTGGTAGTAAGGTTACTATGCTTGTTCGTAGGGATGAATTACGAGCTAGTAAGGCTATGCAGCAGAGAGTTTTTGATAATCCCAAAATTGAGATAAAGTGGAATACTAATGCTGTCGAAGCGATTGGTGAAAATATTCTGGGAAGTATGAAGATCAAGAATAATAAAACTGGTGAGGAAGAAACCATTCCCTCTAGTGGATTGTTCTATGCTATTGGACATAAACCAAACACTGATTTTCTTAATGGTCAACTGGATATGGATGAAACCGGATATATAAAAACCACTCCTGGTTCTACCTATACTTCTGTTGAAGGTGTTTTTGCTTGTGGAGATGTGCAGGATCACAAATTCAGGCAAGCAGTCACTGCCGCTGGTTCTGGTTGTATGGCTGCTTTAGAAGCAGAGAGATATTTATCTGAACATGAATAA
- a CDS encoding transglutaminase-like domain-containing protein has translation MGIQLTPASALAVWKSYLVHRPVGGLLASLVLTYVLIYTFILFVVIDSFSWKWMAVWTYWAMTGITLFFLLEYWYFLLFLLPCLIYVIKKNYAQISSGLLKDYVFSLLLPMIFALVFSAVFYVINPDPRPYFPSLSLPRIENIVLKLWPGFPLLQEQPGYAYFMNSELSGRRPLLSNQRYFSLSGPPNKTVYLRMEAYESYSHSEWHMAPEDSKDWIPVREEGNEQFLLQIESDFCSALPQISGMKPKVTGRSIIGQNSSGWKVDPPFLRGDELRFYPTKMEYPPPKPADSITRWESSRSIPSFSNEGSQKDIIDAILKYLHSEYIYDISTYYGNQNIIDKFIDNKRGFCVHFATLFILLARKEGIPCRYVTGFLTILSESGKSYISGSQSHAWVEVWDESNKWVIIDPTPLNVEKAVPSSNAYVSLPFIMTILIVLFIFCILMLIAYIIGKTIKTSKVEKLIKMAKNNGIPGPSVIGWSEWADRVELTLPKNYVTQRFVCIWYHCYYSKSEITRRDRVFLNMLIKYMKGHM, from the coding sequence ATGGGCATTCAATTAACACCAGCTTCCGCACTTGCCGTTTGGAAATCCTATCTAGTACATCGCCCTGTTGGTGGTCTTCTTGCTAGTTTAGTTCTTACTTATGTCTTGATATATACATTCATTTTGTTTGTTGTAATTGATTCTTTTTCTTGGAAATGGATGGCTGTATGGACTTATTGGGCTATGACAGGAATTACTTTGTTTTTTTTACTTGAATATTGGTATTTCTTATTGTTTTTGTTGCCCTGTCTCATTTATGTGATTAAGAAAAATTACGCTCAAATTAGTTCTGGTTTACTTAAGGATTATGTTTTTAGTTTATTACTCCCTATGATATTTGCACTGGTTTTCAGTGCAGTATTCTATGTGATTAATCCTGATCCTCGTCCCTATTTCCCTTCTTTGTCACTACCTCGAATAGAAAATATTGTGTTGAAGTTATGGCCAGGTTTTCCCTTATTACAAGAACAGCCGGGATATGCTTATTTTATGAACTCCGAATTATCAGGAAGAAGACCTTTGTTATCCAATCAAAGGTATTTTTCCCTATCAGGTCCTCCTAATAAAACAGTCTATCTACGAATGGAAGCTTATGAGTCTTACTCGCATTCAGAATGGCACATGGCACCAGAGGACTCGAAAGACTGGATTCCTGTAAGAGAGGAGGGCAATGAACAATTTTTATTGCAGATTGAAAGTGATTTTTGTAGTGCTTTGCCACAAATTTCTGGAATGAAACCTAAGGTTACTGGTAGAAGCATAATAGGGCAGAATTCAAGTGGTTGGAAGGTAGATCCTCCTTTTTTACGTGGAGATGAGTTACGTTTTTATCCAACAAAAATGGAATATCCACCTCCAAAACCTGCTGACTCAATAACTCGATGGGAGTCCTCTCGTTCCATACCTTCGTTCTCTAATGAAGGTAGTCAAAAAGACATTATTGATGCAATCTTAAAATATCTTCATTCAGAATATATTTATGATATAAGTACTTATTATGGAAATCAGAATATTATCGATAAGTTTATTGATAATAAGAGAGGGTTTTGTGTTCATTTTGCTACATTGTTCATCTTGTTAGCTAGAAAAGAAGGAATTCCTTGTCGATATGTGACGGGTTTTTTAACAATCTTATCAGAATCGGGAAAATCCTATATTTCAGGTAGTCAATCTCATGCTTGGGTTGAAGTATGGGATGAATCCAATAAGTGGGTGATTATTGATCCTACACCTCTAAATGTTGAGAAGGCTGTTCCCTCATCTAATGCCTATGTTTCTCTCCCCTTCATTATGACAATATTAATAGTTCTTTTTATTTTTTGTATTCTAATGCTAATTGCTTACATAATTGGTAAAACTATCAAAACCAGTAAGGTTGAAAAGCTAATCAAAATGGCTAAGAATAATGGTATTCCTGGTCCATCAGTTATAGGTTGGTCTGAATGGGCTGATAGAGTTGAACTTACTCTCCCTAAGAATTATGTGACTCAACGCTTTGTATGTATTTGGTACCATTGCTATTATAGTAAAAGTGAAATAACAAGACGAGATAGAGTGTTTCTGAATATGCTAATTAAATATATGAAAGGTCATATGTAA
- a CDS encoding DUF58 domain-containing protein, whose translation MSGVLGLVVKGIFFFYPVSLFFFTLYSYLSIRYTQNFSKEHLCKGDEVQYKLLIENSGALSSVIITAHFKKVHPYLKQELEDFKITLSPGRSIKKQYKVSCPYRGIYVLGLSTIVIQDHWGIFCFKISIWQRTFYVYPRLLTFTHYTLRYLGFSEGQLSNAIGIQNNFSLFAYMEEYKWGDPLNRFDWKRWLYRNQAVIKMYEQELTEGVCLIFDTFAYRNDIKNLEEWADQDCLIEVLFALLDYFVNNHIPLVLLIPMPEIREVIFSSQDDIQDFINHSLEICFSPEKSMHIVSKYFRMSSYSKRFLIGLSNDIYSLVDTSREYNNGNSHWIYAISRLPSEEIISFIQERNQGADHFSVINNSKEQLEELI comes from the coding sequence ATGTCTGGGGTCCTTGGCTTAGTCGTTAAGGGAATATTTTTCTTTTATCCAGTCTCTCTATTTTTCTTTACTTTATATTCATATTTAAGTATTCGATATACTCAAAATTTTAGTAAGGAACATCTTTGTAAAGGTGATGAAGTCCAGTACAAACTATTAATTGAGAATAGTGGGGCTTTAAGTTCTGTCATTATTACAGCTCATTTCAAGAAAGTTCATCCCTACTTAAAACAAGAGCTTGAAGATTTTAAAATCACATTAAGTCCCGGTAGATCAATAAAGAAACAATATAAGGTTAGCTGTCCTTATAGAGGTATATATGTTCTTGGGTTATCTACAATAGTTATCCAAGATCATTGGGGAATATTTTGTTTTAAAATATCCATATGGCAGAGAACTTTTTATGTCTATCCTCGTCTCCTTACGTTCACTCACTACACTCTCAGATATCTTGGGTTCTCTGAGGGGCAATTAAGTAATGCTATAGGTATTCAGAATAATTTTAGTTTGTTTGCTTATATGGAAGAGTATAAATGGGGTGATCCTTTAAATCGTTTTGATTGGAAGAGGTGGCTCTACAGAAATCAGGCTGTGATTAAAATGTATGAACAAGAATTGACTGAAGGCGTTTGCTTGATATTTGATACTTTTGCCTATCGAAATGATATAAAGAATTTAGAAGAATGGGCTGATCAGGATTGCTTAATTGAAGTACTGTTTGCACTGTTAGATTACTTTGTAAATAATCACATTCCTTTGGTGCTATTGATACCAATGCCAGAGATTAGGGAGGTTATATTTTCTAGTCAGGATGATATACAGGATTTTATAAATCACTCCCTTGAGATATGTTTTTCACCAGAGAAAAGTATGCATATTGTAAGTAAATATTTTAGAATGAGTTCCTATTCTAAACGTTTTCTAATAGGGCTATCGAATGATATATATTCTCTGGTTGATACGAGTAGAGAGTACAATAATGGGAATAGTCATTGGATATATGCGATATCTAGGCTACCATCTGAGGAAATTATTTCTTTTATACAAGAGCGTAATCAAGGGGCTGATCATTTCAGTGTTATAAATAACAGTAAGGAACAACTTGAGGAGTTAATATGA
- a CDS encoding AAA family ATPase → MSEFILEDLIKKVEEVYLGSRSHIEIVLLSLISGLHLLIEDNPGIGKTTLVKAFARASSLDFGRIQFTPDILPGDLIGMNVLDKNTGNFSFLQGALFHQLILGDEINRASPRTQSGLLEAMQEGFVTIDGRTISLPEPFLVIATQNPNSFSGTYEIPEAQADRFGLKISLGYPSKEEEKKILNIYGIKNNPLDNIEPILTTEILLELQKKCELQTFKQDLMDYMIDVAQATRNSPHVVLPLSPRALIHWKKASQGIAFIKGRDFVIPEDLIFTSHLVLEHRIIFKQTITLGSHSKRELLDDILKKIPLPTGLNR, encoded by the coding sequence ATGTCCGAATTTATTTTAGAAGATTTAATAAAAAAAGTCGAAGAAGTATATCTGGGTTCACGTTCTCATATTGAAATAGTTTTATTGTCCTTGATTAGTGGCTTGCATTTATTAATTGAAGATAATCCTGGGATAGGTAAAACTACTTTAGTTAAAGCTTTTGCAAGAGCAAGCAGTCTTGATTTTGGGAGGATCCAATTTACTCCGGATATCCTCCCAGGTGATTTAATTGGTATGAATGTATTGGATAAGAATACGGGCAACTTTTCGTTCTTACAGGGAGCGTTGTTTCATCAATTAATATTAGGAGATGAAATCAATAGAGCTTCTCCTAGAACACAATCAGGGCTTCTGGAAGCCATGCAGGAAGGTTTTGTTACTATTGATGGTAGAACTATATCTCTTCCTGAACCATTTCTTGTTATTGCTACTCAAAACCCTAATTCTTTTTCAGGAACTTATGAAATACCAGAGGCTCAGGCTGATAGGTTTGGACTGAAGATATCCTTAGGATATCCAAGTAAAGAAGAAGAAAAAAAGATATTAAATATCTATGGTATCAAGAATAATCCTTTAGATAATATTGAACCCATTTTAACAACAGAAATTCTGTTAGAACTGCAGAAAAAATGTGAATTACAAACGTTCAAGCAGGACTTAATGGATTATATGATAGATGTTGCTCAAGCTACACGAAATTCTCCTCATGTAGTACTACCTTTAAGTCCTAGAGCTTTGATTCATTGGAAAAAAGCCAGCCAGGGTATTGCCTTTATAAAAGGTAGAGATTTTGTTATACCTGAAGATCTTATATTTACCTCTCATCTTGTTTTAGAACATAGAATAATATTTAAACAAACAATTACTTTAGGTTCTCATTCCAAGAGGGAATTATTAGATGACATACTTAAAAAGATTCCTCTTCCTACGGGTTTAAACCGTTGA
- the ung gene encoding uracil-DNA glycosylase: MDFMLQNLNTNIDTSWYTLLEEEMSKTYFNKLTQYVQEEYKSKTIYPPNEEIFAAFDYCPVDKTKVVILGQDPYHGPNQAHGLCFSVKDPTPCPPSLKNIYKEIQSDLGQGIPHSGDLTRWAKQGVLLLNATLTVQAAKAGSHQKKGWEEFTDTAINKLQETKDNIVFLLWGSYAQKKGQMIDRQRHLVLEAPHPSPLSAHRGFFGCRHFSKTNTYLVQHNKSPILW; the protein is encoded by the coding sequence ATGGATTTTATGTTACAGAATTTGAATACGAATATTGATACATCATGGTATACCCTACTAGAAGAAGAAATGAGCAAGACATATTTTAATAAATTAACTCAATACGTTCAGGAGGAATACAAATCAAAAACAATATATCCACCTAATGAGGAGATTTTTGCAGCCTTTGATTATTGCCCTGTTGATAAAACAAAGGTGGTTATATTGGGCCAAGACCCTTATCATGGACCAAACCAGGCACATGGTTTATGTTTTTCTGTAAAAGACCCTACCCCTTGTCCTCCTAGCTTAAAGAATATTTATAAAGAAATACAAAGTGATCTAGGTCAGGGAATACCTCATTCAGGGGATTTAACACGTTGGGCAAAACAAGGAGTTTTATTACTCAATGCAACCCTAACGGTACAGGCCGCAAAAGCAGGGTCGCATCAAAAAAAAGGATGGGAAGAATTCACAGATACAGCGATAAATAAATTGCAAGAGACTAAAGACAACATAGTCTTTCTACTCTGGGGTAGTTATGCACAAAAAAAAGGGCAAATGATTGATAGACAAAGACATTTGGTTCTAGAAGCACCACACCCCTCCCCCTTATCTGCCCATAGAGGTTTCTTTGGATGTAGACATTTCAGTAAAACAAACACTTATCTAGTACAACACAATAAGAGCCCTATTCTTTGGTAA
- a CDS encoding inositol monophosphatase family protein — protein sequence MSKNRQFYKLAIKAALKAGKLHKKFQSKGTFRIESKGLNYDLVTESDLEAEKLISTMIHHHFPDHNIQGEEQHYTVTESPYTWIIDPLDGTNNFSRGLPQYSVSIALAFKGQVVVGVVYDPSRKELFSSIRGGGAYLNGRPIKVSEQNVLKTSMAITGFYYDRGDKMKRALRQIETLFSHDILGLRRFGSAAIDIVYVAAGRADMFWEYELSPWDYAAASLILEEAGGQLSDYNGENPDLKRGPIVATNRRLHQLLLELLTKE from the coding sequence ATGTCCAAGAATAGACAATTCTATAAATTAGCAATAAAAGCAGCTTTGAAAGCTGGGAAATTACATAAAAAATTCCAGAGTAAAGGAACCTTTCGTATTGAATCGAAAGGACTGAATTATGATCTGGTTACTGAATCAGATTTGGAAGCAGAAAAATTAATTTCAACAATGATACACCATCATTTCCCTGATCACAATATTCAAGGAGAGGAACAACATTATACTGTAACGGAATCTCCCTATACATGGATTATTGATCCTTTAGATGGAACAAACAACTTTTCAAGAGGGTTACCACAATATAGTGTAAGTATTGCACTTGCTTTTAAAGGTCAAGTTGTCGTTGGCGTTGTGTATGATCCTAGCCGAAAAGAGTTGTTTAGTTCTATTAGGGGAGGAGGGGCTTATCTAAACGGGAGACCTATAAAAGTAAGCGAGCAGAATGTATTAAAAACATCCATGGCTATTACCGGGTTTTATTATGATCGGGGTGATAAAATGAAACGAGCTTTACGTCAGATTGAGACTTTGTTTAGTCATGATATATTAGGATTACGAAGGTTTGGTTCTGCGGCCATTGATATTGTGTATGTTGCTGCTGGTAGAGCAGATATGTTCTGGGAATATGAATTGAGCCCTTGGGATTATGCTGCTGCTTCCTTAATACTGGAAGAAGCCGGTGGACAGTTAAGTGACTACAATGGAGAGAATCCCGATTTAAAAAGGGGCCCCATTGTTGCAACGAATCGGCGATTACATCAATTGTTGTTAGAGTTACTTACCAAAGAATAG
- a CDS encoding thiamine-binding protein, translating into MPIINLSLQILPTTEVSQIYPTVDKVIDLIKSSGVKYVVGPMETTMEGDMDVLFDIAKQAHYICSQAGADSVVAIIKTHYRPGSDVTMEEKIGKYH; encoded by the coding sequence ATGCCCATCATTAACTTAAGCCTTCAGATTCTTCCGACAACAGAAGTTTCACAGATTTATCCTACAGTAGATAAGGTAATCGATTTAATCAAATCATCAGGAGTGAAATATGTGGTAGGTCCTATGGAAACTACCATGGAAGGGGATATGGATGTCCTTTTTGATATAGCTAAGCAAGCTCACTATATATGCAGTCAAGCTGGAGCAGATAGCGTTGTAGCTATAATTAAAACTCATTATAGACCTGGTAGTGATGTGACAATGGAAGAGAAGATTGGCAAATATCATTAA
- a CDS encoding ABC transporter permease, which translates to MANIIKAVLVLLWELSCRVFHVPEYIIPAPSQIVYQMWINRYLLVDHTMTTSFVALLGLAFAIPSGILIALLMDLSLRLKNILYPFLVISQTIPIVFIYPLLLIWFGFGLSPKVIVVFLVCFFPIAVNVYKGFQHTSEELLDLLRSMNASTWYLYTKVKWPGSLPDFMSGLKITLTYSLMGAVIGEWLGASKGLGVYMIRSYKTFNTAGVFAAISIIVIMTLVLFKIVEIFEHRFLAWKYINKE; encoded by the coding sequence TTGGCAAATATCATTAAAGCGGTTTTAGTGCTTTTATGGGAGCTGTCTTGTCGAGTCTTCCATGTCCCTGAGTACATTATTCCTGCTCCAAGCCAAATAGTATATCAAATGTGGATCAACAGGTATTTGTTAGTTGATCATACGATGACAACATCCTTTGTTGCTCTACTAGGTTTGGCTTTTGCCATTCCTTCAGGAATACTAATAGCTCTCTTAATGGATTTATCACTACGACTAAAAAATATCTTGTATCCCTTTTTAGTTATTAGCCAAACGATACCTATTGTTTTTATTTATCCCTTACTTCTCATTTGGTTTGGCTTCGGGTTGTCACCAAAGGTTATTGTTGTTTTTTTGGTTTGTTTTTTCCCCATCGCAGTAAATGTATATAAAGGGTTCCAACATACATCAGAAGAATTACTTGATCTACTTAGATCCATGAATGCATCCACATGGTATCTCTATACAAAAGTTAAATGGCCAGGATCCTTACCGGATTTTATGAGTGGTTTAAAGATTACCCTTACCTATTCTCTAATGGGTGCTGTCATTGGTGAATGGTTAGGAGCCAGTAAAGGCTTAGGCGTTTATATGATTAGATCCTATAAAACCTTTAACACAGCAGGAGTCTTTGCTGCTATATCAATTATCGTAATTATGACTCTTGTCTTATTTAAAATTGTAGAAATATTTGAACATCGTTTCCTAGCCTGGAAATACATTAATAAGGAGTAG
- a CDS encoding ABC transporter substrate-binding protein: MKIKLSFYLIICSLIITSCNNKQELTKVTTVLDWTVNTNQTGLYVAKEKGYFKEEGLDVDIQFPPEMGADAVIASGQADYGVSYQENITFARASQIPIVAIAAVIQHNTSGFAARSTTGISRPKHFEGKRYGGWGSPVEEATLKALMDKDNGDYSKVENISLGTMDFFSATEKSIDFSWIFEGWDGIASQVKGIDINYIPLVQYDKALDYYTPVLATSENKIKNNPDQVKAFLKAVSKGYEFSIKNPQEAANILLKYAPELDRELVIESQKYLADKYQAEASQWGHMKLSVWTNYKNWLLDRNLLSKDIDESQAFTNEYLPR; the protein is encoded by the coding sequence ATGAAAATCAAACTATCATTTTATTTAATTATTTGTTCGCTTATCATTACTTCATGTAACAATAAACAAGAACTTACTAAAGTAACAACTGTTCTAGATTGGACAGTGAACACCAATCAGACTGGTTTGTATGTAGCCAAAGAAAAAGGATACTTCAAAGAGGAAGGTCTGGATGTGGATATCCAATTCCCTCCAGAAATGGGTGCTGATGCTGTTATTGCTTCAGGACAAGCTGATTATGGTGTCAGTTACCAAGAGAACATAACATTTGCGAGAGCATCGCAAATTCCTATAGTTGCTATTGCAGCAGTCATTCAGCACAATACCAGTGGCTTTGCGGCAAGATCAACAACCGGAATATCACGTCCCAAACACTTTGAAGGGAAAAGATATGGAGGGTGGGGAAGTCCAGTTGAAGAGGCAACCTTAAAAGCATTAATGGATAAAGACAATGGAGATTATAGCAAGGTTGAAAACATCTCCTTAGGAACAATGGACTTCTTCTCTGCCACGGAAAAAAGCATAGATTTTTCTTGGATTTTTGAAGGTTGGGATGGAATTGCCTCTCAAGTTAAGGGCATTGATATTAATTATATTCCCTTAGTTCAATATGACAAAGCCCTAGATTATTACACACCAGTATTAGCCACAAGTGAAAACAAAATAAAGAACAATCCGGACCAAGTAAAAGCCTTCCTCAAAGCGGTTTCAAAAGGATATGAGTTTTCCATCAAAAACCCCCAAGAAGCTGCTAACATACTTCTTAAATATGCACCTGAATTAGATAGAGAATTGGTAATTGAAAGTCAGAAATACCTTGCAGACAAGTATCAGGCAGAAGCAAGCCAATGGGGTCATATGAAATTATCCGTTTGGACAAATTATAAAAACTGGTTATTGGACAGAAATCTACTTTCAAAAGATATTGATGAATCTCAGGCTTTTACTAACGAGTATCTTCCCAGATGA
- a CDS encoding ABC transporter ATP-binding protein, which produces MSDYLQVKQIAYSYPQTNVIDDLSFTIKKGDIVTILGPSGCGKSTFFNILTGQLNLQKGSLWINNRQIKNLKGHVGFMPQKDLLLPWRTIRSNLKIPEELRTEPLDIDISALITQFGLEDFIDSYPHQLSGGMRQRAALLRTYLFNQDFLLLDEPFGALDAFTRHEMQSWLYSTIKKLNSTVLMITHDVDEALLLADSIILLDNRPTKIIRQLQINYSTKRSQILTTTNEFNNYKKQILEILGF; this is translated from the coding sequence ATGAGTGATTATCTCCAGGTAAAGCAAATAGCCTATTCTTATCCTCAAACCAATGTGATTGATGATCTATCTTTTACTATAAAAAAAGGAGATATAGTTACCATATTAGGTCCCTCTGGCTGTGGAAAAAGTACTTTCTTTAACATATTAACTGGTCAACTCAACTTACAGAAAGGAAGTCTGTGGATCAATAATAGACAGATAAAGAATTTAAAAGGGCATGTGGGATTCATGCCTCAAAAAGATTTGCTTTTACCCTGGAGAACAATTAGATCTAATCTTAAGATACCAGAAGAACTTAGAACTGAGCCCCTTGATATTGATATTAGCGCCCTGATAACACAATTTGGTCTGGAAGATTTCATTGATTCTTATCCCCACCAGCTATCTGGTGGAATGAGGCAAAGAGCAGCTTTATTACGAACATATTTGTTTAATCAAGATTTCCTGTTATTAGATGAACCTTTTGGTGCATTAGATGCTTTTACAAGACATGAGATGCAAAGCTGGTTGTATTCAACCATCAAAAAACTAAACAGTACAGTATTAATGATTACCCATGATGTAGATGAAGCTCTCTTATTAGCTGATAGTATTATATTACTAGACAATAGACCTACAAAAATCATTAGACAGTTGCAGATAAACTATTCAACAAAACGTTCACAAATCTTAACAACAACAAATGAGTTCAACAACTATAAAAAACAAATCCTGGAAATCTTAGGGTTTTAG
- a CDS encoding AEC family transporter, whose translation MEVLVFALAKVCPIFFMIIIGLILKQTRIIGETFVKESSNIVFKVAMPVMIFQKMSQIETIPSALYQGIIIFAVVTTLIVIFSWIFSYQLEGPKRSTFVQGAFRSNIAIIGFAVTEKSFGYEALQVGAVLLAVIMPLYNLFAIILLSRGSSDESQNIFKEVAIKVVKNPLIWGVILGLPIGIFHISIPMFAFDTMSYLSQLTLPLALIGIGASLELKDLDSSKVIWMGASAIKLIVLPAVVLGVSWRFGIRGVVLASMVITAGSPTAVASFVMARTMGGDGKIAGEIVSFTTLFSIVTFTFWISILRVLGS comes from the coding sequence ATGGAAGTACTTGTTTTTGCATTGGCTAAAGTCTGTCCTATTTTTTTTATGATTATAATAGGACTAATATTAAAACAGACAAGAATCATCGGTGAGACCTTTGTTAAAGAATCCTCAAATATTGTTTTCAAAGTCGCAATGCCTGTTATGATTTTTCAGAAAATGTCTCAGATAGAGACTATTCCTTCTGCCTTATATCAAGGCATTATTATTTTTGCAGTTGTAACAACTTTGATAGTTATCTTTTCCTGGATTTTTTCTTATCAGTTGGAGGGGCCCAAACGTTCTACTTTTGTGCAGGGGGCCTTTAGAAGCAATATTGCTATCATTGGTTTTGCCGTCACGGAGAAAAGTTTTGGATATGAGGCTCTACAGGTAGGTGCAGTACTCCTTGCTGTAATTATGCCTTTGTATAATCTGTTTGCCATAATATTGTTAAGCAGAGGTTCAAGTGATGAGTCTCAGAACATATTCAAAGAAGTGGCTATCAAAGTAGTAAAAAATCCACTGATATGGGGAGTGATATTAGGCTTGCCTATAGGAATATTTCATATCAGTATTCCTATGTTTGCTTTTGATACTATGTCTTATCTATCCCAATTAACTCTACCTCTTGCTTTAATTGGAATAGGGGCTTCATTGGAATTAAAAGATCTTGATTCTAGCAAGGTGATATGGATGGGTGCTTCGGCTATCAAGTTAATAGTTCTTCCTGCTGTTGTGTTAGGAGTAAGCTGGAGGTTTGGTATAAGGGGTGTTGTATTGGCTTCCATGGTTATTACCGCTGGTAGTCCAACGGCTGTTGCCAGTTTTGTCATGGCTAGAACAATGGGAGGGGATGGTAAAATAGCTGGTGAGATAGTCAGTTTTACCACATTATTTTCCATTGTCACTTTTACTTTTTGGATTTCAATACTTAGGGTATTAGGCAGTTAG
- a CDS encoding aldo/keto reductase: MFPLGYGAWKLGGHGWRHVDHKKAIEAVICACESGIELFDTAPAYGYGKSEEYLGSLLKGHHCHISTKCGLYWDDSQRFYHDLSESAIYRGLEQSLKRLKRDFVDTLFIHWPDSRYSLDSALSILLDLREQKLIKNIGISNYDINEVVHSELSAEIDFYQYEYNYLNSNIIERLGKLMTNKQTLWSYSPLAQGFLSGEIPWDYKTTKKEVRRRNPLYNSEKIRQQVKVFLEREDYLEYAFKFILETPKVSQILVSSVDASHVRENVKIVKNILEVRS, from the coding sequence ATGTTTCCTCTTGGTTATGGAGCCTGGAAGTTAGGAGGTCATGGATGGAGACATGTTGATCACAAAAAAGCTATTGAGGCTGTCATTTGTGCTTGTGAGTCCGGTATTGAATTATTTGACACGGCTCCTGCTTATGGTTACGGGAAATCAGAAGAGTATTTAGGTAGTCTTTTAAAGGGACATCATTGCCATATATCAACCAAATGTGGATTGTATTGGGATGATAGCCAACGTTTTTATCATGATTTATCTGAGTCGGCTATTTATCGTGGACTGGAGCAATCTTTAAAAAGACTTAAACGTGATTTTGTCGATACTCTCTTTATTCATTGGCCAGATAGTCGATATTCTTTAGATAGTGCTCTTTCCATATTATTGGATCTACGAGAACAAAAGCTTATTAAAAACATTGGAATATCCAATTATGACATCAACGAAGTGGTTCATTCAGAGTTATCAGCAGAAATAGATTTTTATCAATATGAATATAATTATCTAAATTCAAACATTATAGAAAGACTGGGTAAGTTAATGACAAATAAACAGACCTTATGGAGTTATAGTCCATTAGCTCAAGGATTCTTAAGTGGTGAGATTCCATGGGATTATAAAACGACTAAAAAAGAAGTACGTCGCCGGAATCCTCTATATAATAGTGAAAAAATAAGGCAGCAGGTAAAAGTATTTCTTGAGAGAGAAGATTACTTAGAATACGCCTTTAAATTTATTCTTGAGACACCTAAAGTCTCTCAGATTTTAGTCAGTTCAGTTGATGCCTCTCATGTAAGGGAAAATGTAAAAATTGTAAAAAACATCTTGGAGGTTCGCAGTTAA